The following proteins are co-located in the Vigna angularis cultivar LongXiaoDou No.4 chromosome 2, ASM1680809v1, whole genome shotgun sequence genome:
- the LOC108327261 gene encoding probable galacturonosyltransferase 7 isoform X3 has product MKSGGLGAVPSYGVPAKRRWRGLVIAVLGLVILSMLVPLVFLLGLHNGFHSSGYVYEQKNSPSNQKSLESYDRHDVGHNESEGEQSSHVKELITKFEPTLPKNPSSDHIEQATHPKTSSTNEDRNSCQITFGSYCLWQQEHRQEMKETLIKKLKDQLFVTRAYYPSIAKLPAKDKLSRQLKQNIQEMEHMLSESTSDADLPPVAESYSKKMENTISRIKSVPVECTNVDKKLRQIFDLTEDEAKFHMKQSAFLYKLNVLTMPKSLHCLSLKLTVEYFKSPQYDEKANEEKFTDSSLQHYVIFSNNVLAASVVINSTVFHAKESLNQVFHVLTDRENYYAMKLWFLRNQFKKAAVQVVNVEQDSQMENPLPLSLPEEFWVSFRGYDNPSTNQIRTEYLSIFSDSHYLLPDLFSNLKKVVVLDDDVVIQQDLSALWNIDLGDKVNGAEQFCSVKLGQLRSYLGEKGFSHSSCAWMSGLNIIDLGRWRELGLTQTYKKLIKELTVKEGSAEGIAWRASLLAFENRIHPLDKWVVSGLGHNYTIESQSIKTAPVLHYNGNMKPWLDLGIPQYKSYWKKFLNKEDQLLSECNVNS; this is encoded by the exons ATGAAGAGCGGTGGTTTGGGCGCGGTTCCGTCGTACGGCGTCCCCGCGAAACGACGGTGGAGAGGGCTCGTGATTGCGGTGCTCGGTCTCGTCATTCTCTCCATGCTCGTTCCTCTCGTCTTCTTGCTTGGTCTCCACAACGGCTTCCACTCTTCCG GATATGTATATGAACAGAAGAATTCTCCTTCA AATCAGAAAAGTCTTGAAAGTTATGATAGACATGATGTTGGTCATAATGAGTCTGAG GGAGAACAATCAAGTCATGTGAAGGAATTGATAACAAAGTTTGAACCTACTCTTCCAAAG AATCCTAGCAGTGATCATATTGAACAGGCCACCCACCCAAAAACAAGCTCTACCAATGAAGACAGAAATTCGTGTCAGATCACATTTGGTAGTTATTGCCTATGGCAACAAGAACATAGACAAGAAATGAAAGAGACTCTGATTAAGAAATTGAAAGACCAACTATTTGTGACTAGAGCTTATTATCCTAGCATTGCAAAACTCCCAGCAAAAGATAAATTGTCTCGCCAACTGAAACAGAATATACAAGAGATGGAGCACATGCTTAGTGAATCTACCTCAGATGCTGATCTTCCACCAGT GGCTGAGAGTTATTCAAAGAAGATGGAAAATACAATAAGCAGAATAAAATCAGTCCCTGTGGAATGCACCAATGTGGACAAGAAATTGAGACAAATATTTGATTTGACCGAGGATGAAGCCAAGTTCCACATGAAACAGAGTGCATTCTTGTATAAACTTAATGTGCTGACAATGCCGAAGAGTCTTCACTGCCTGTCACTGAAACTAACTGTAGAATATTTCAAATCCCCACAATACGACGAAAAAGCTAACGAAGAGAAGTTTACTGATTCTTCCTTGCAGCATTATGTTATTTTCTCTAATAATGTGCTTGCAGCTTCAGTAGTAATCAACTCCACTGTATTTCATGCAAAA GAAAGTTTGAATCAGGTTTTTCATGTGTTGACTGATAGAGAAAACTATTATGCAATGAAGCTCTGGTTCTTGAGGAACCAGTTTAAAAAAGCTGCTGTTCAAGTGGTGAATGTTGAGCAGGACAGCCAAATGGAAAATCCATTGCCTCTATCCTTGCCTGAGGAGTTCTGGGTTTCATTTCGTGGTTATGATAATCCATCCACGAACCAGATTAGAACGGAATACCTTTCAATTTTTTCTGATTCCCACTACTTACTTCCTGATTTATTCAGCAATTTGAAGAAAGTTGTGGTTCtggatgatgatgttgttatCCAGCAAGACTTATCTGCTTTGTGGAACATAGACTTGGGAGATAAAGTTAATGGTGCAGAGCAGTTCTGCTCAGTAAAGCTGGGTCAACTGAGAAGTTATCTGGGCGAGAAAGGTTTCAGCCACAGTTCCTGTGCATGGATGTCGGGGTTGAACATAATTGACCTGGGGAGGTGGAGAGAACTTGGTCTGACTCAAACTTACAAAAAGTTGATAAAAGAG TTGACCGTGAAAGAAGGATCTGCTGAAGGTATTGCATGGCGGGCAAGCTTGCTCGCCTTTGAGAATAGAATACATCCACTGGATAAGTGGGTTGTGTCTGGACTAGGTCATAATTATACCATTGAGTCTCAGTCCATTAAGACAGCTCCGGTGCTACACTATAATGGGAACATGAAACCTTGGCTTGATCTGGGAATTCCACAGTATAAGAGCTATTGGAAGAAGTTTCTGAACAAAGAGGATCAGCTTTTAAGTGAATGCAATGTAAATTCATAA
- the LOC108327261 gene encoding probable galacturonosyltransferase 7 isoform X2 has translation MKSGGLGAVPSYGVPAKRRWRGLVIAVLGLVILSMLVPLVFLLGLHNGFHSSGYVYEQKNSPSGEQSSHVKELITKFEPTLPKDVLEQYAHEGKNNTIDKTASDNKQRGGSTDNIDKTASDDKQRVGSTETIDRTASDDKQRGGSANTIDKTASDGKQRGSKVPPNDVLQSPPTSNNPSSDHIEQATHPKTSSTNEDRNSCQITFGSYCLWQQEHRQEMKETLIKKLKDQLFVTRAYYPSIAKLPAKDKLSRQLKQNIQEMEHMLSESTSDADLPPVAESYSKKMENTISRIKSVPVECTNVDKKLRQIFDLTEDEAKFHMKQSAFLYKLNVLTMPKSLHCLSLKLTVEYFKSPQYDEKANEEKFTDSSLQHYVIFSNNVLAASVVINSTVFHAKESLNQVFHVLTDRENYYAMKLWFLRNQFKKAAVQVVNVEQDSQMENPLPLSLPEEFWVSFRGYDNPSTNQIRTEYLSIFSDSHYLLPDLFSNLKKVVVLDDDVVIQQDLSALWNIDLGDKVNGAEQFCSVKLGQLRSYLGEKGFSHSSCAWMSGLNIIDLGRWRELGLTQTYKKLIKELTVKEGSAEGIAWRASLLAFENRIHPLDKWVVSGLGHNYTIESQSIKTAPVLHYNGNMKPWLDLGIPQYKSYWKKFLNKEDQLLSECNVNS, from the exons ATGAAGAGCGGTGGTTTGGGCGCGGTTCCGTCGTACGGCGTCCCCGCGAAACGACGGTGGAGAGGGCTCGTGATTGCGGTGCTCGGTCTCGTCATTCTCTCCATGCTCGTTCCTCTCGTCTTCTTGCTTGGTCTCCACAACGGCTTCCACTCTTCCG GATATGTATATGAACAGAAGAATTCTCCTTCA GGAGAACAATCAAGTCATGTGAAGGAATTGATAACAAAGTTTGAACCTACTCTTCCAAAG GATGTCCTCGAGCAATATGCTCATGAAGGCAAGAATAACACCATAGATAAAACTGCCAGTGATAATAAACAAAGAGGTGGTTCTACTGACAACATTGATAAGACTGCCAGTGATGATAAACAAAGAGTTGGTTCTACTGAGACCATTGATAGGACTGCCAGTGATGATAAACAAAGAGGTGGTTCTGCTAACACCATTGATAAGACTGCCAGTGATGGTAAACAAAGAG GTTCTAAGGTGCCACCTAATGATGTTCTGCAATCACCTCCAACCTCAAAT AATCCTAGCAGTGATCATATTGAACAGGCCACCCACCCAAAAACAAGCTCTACCAATGAAGACAGAAATTCGTGTCAGATCACATTTGGTAGTTATTGCCTATGGCAACAAGAACATAGACAAGAAATGAAAGAGACTCTGATTAAGAAATTGAAAGACCAACTATTTGTGACTAGAGCTTATTATCCTAGCATTGCAAAACTCCCAGCAAAAGATAAATTGTCTCGCCAACTGAAACAGAATATACAAGAGATGGAGCACATGCTTAGTGAATCTACCTCAGATGCTGATCTTCCACCAGT GGCTGAGAGTTATTCAAAGAAGATGGAAAATACAATAAGCAGAATAAAATCAGTCCCTGTGGAATGCACCAATGTGGACAAGAAATTGAGACAAATATTTGATTTGACCGAGGATGAAGCCAAGTTCCACATGAAACAGAGTGCATTCTTGTATAAACTTAATGTGCTGACAATGCCGAAGAGTCTTCACTGCCTGTCACTGAAACTAACTGTAGAATATTTCAAATCCCCACAATACGACGAAAAAGCTAACGAAGAGAAGTTTACTGATTCTTCCTTGCAGCATTATGTTATTTTCTCTAATAATGTGCTTGCAGCTTCAGTAGTAATCAACTCCACTGTATTTCATGCAAAA GAAAGTTTGAATCAGGTTTTTCATGTGTTGACTGATAGAGAAAACTATTATGCAATGAAGCTCTGGTTCTTGAGGAACCAGTTTAAAAAAGCTGCTGTTCAAGTGGTGAATGTTGAGCAGGACAGCCAAATGGAAAATCCATTGCCTCTATCCTTGCCTGAGGAGTTCTGGGTTTCATTTCGTGGTTATGATAATCCATCCACGAACCAGATTAGAACGGAATACCTTTCAATTTTTTCTGATTCCCACTACTTACTTCCTGATTTATTCAGCAATTTGAAGAAAGTTGTGGTTCtggatgatgatgttgttatCCAGCAAGACTTATCTGCTTTGTGGAACATAGACTTGGGAGATAAAGTTAATGGTGCAGAGCAGTTCTGCTCAGTAAAGCTGGGTCAACTGAGAAGTTATCTGGGCGAGAAAGGTTTCAGCCACAGTTCCTGTGCATGGATGTCGGGGTTGAACATAATTGACCTGGGGAGGTGGAGAGAACTTGGTCTGACTCAAACTTACAAAAAGTTGATAAAAGAG TTGACCGTGAAAGAAGGATCTGCTGAAGGTATTGCATGGCGGGCAAGCTTGCTCGCCTTTGAGAATAGAATACATCCACTGGATAAGTGGGTTGTGTCTGGACTAGGTCATAATTATACCATTGAGTCTCAGTCCATTAAGACAGCTCCGGTGCTACACTATAATGGGAACATGAAACCTTGGCTTGATCTGGGAATTCCACAGTATAAGAGCTATTGGAAGAAGTTTCTGAACAAAGAGGATCAGCTTTTAAGTGAATGCAATGTAAATTCATAA
- the LOC108327261 gene encoding probable galacturonosyltransferase 7 isoform X4 has product MKSGGLGAVPSYGVPAKRRWRGLVIAVLGLVILSMLVPLVFLLGLHNGFHSSGYVYEQKNSPSGEQSSHVKELITKFEPTLPKNPSSDHIEQATHPKTSSTNEDRNSCQITFGSYCLWQQEHRQEMKETLIKKLKDQLFVTRAYYPSIAKLPAKDKLSRQLKQNIQEMEHMLSESTSDADLPPVAESYSKKMENTISRIKSVPVECTNVDKKLRQIFDLTEDEAKFHMKQSAFLYKLNVLTMPKSLHCLSLKLTVEYFKSPQYDEKANEEKFTDSSLQHYVIFSNNVLAASVVINSTVFHAKESLNQVFHVLTDRENYYAMKLWFLRNQFKKAAVQVVNVEQDSQMENPLPLSLPEEFWVSFRGYDNPSTNQIRTEYLSIFSDSHYLLPDLFSNLKKVVVLDDDVVIQQDLSALWNIDLGDKVNGAEQFCSVKLGQLRSYLGEKGFSHSSCAWMSGLNIIDLGRWRELGLTQTYKKLIKELTVKEGSAEGIAWRASLLAFENRIHPLDKWVVSGLGHNYTIESQSIKTAPVLHYNGNMKPWLDLGIPQYKSYWKKFLNKEDQLLSECNVNS; this is encoded by the exons ATGAAGAGCGGTGGTTTGGGCGCGGTTCCGTCGTACGGCGTCCCCGCGAAACGACGGTGGAGAGGGCTCGTGATTGCGGTGCTCGGTCTCGTCATTCTCTCCATGCTCGTTCCTCTCGTCTTCTTGCTTGGTCTCCACAACGGCTTCCACTCTTCCG GATATGTATATGAACAGAAGAATTCTCCTTCA GGAGAACAATCAAGTCATGTGAAGGAATTGATAACAAAGTTTGAACCTACTCTTCCAAAG AATCCTAGCAGTGATCATATTGAACAGGCCACCCACCCAAAAACAAGCTCTACCAATGAAGACAGAAATTCGTGTCAGATCACATTTGGTAGTTATTGCCTATGGCAACAAGAACATAGACAAGAAATGAAAGAGACTCTGATTAAGAAATTGAAAGACCAACTATTTGTGACTAGAGCTTATTATCCTAGCATTGCAAAACTCCCAGCAAAAGATAAATTGTCTCGCCAACTGAAACAGAATATACAAGAGATGGAGCACATGCTTAGTGAATCTACCTCAGATGCTGATCTTCCACCAGT GGCTGAGAGTTATTCAAAGAAGATGGAAAATACAATAAGCAGAATAAAATCAGTCCCTGTGGAATGCACCAATGTGGACAAGAAATTGAGACAAATATTTGATTTGACCGAGGATGAAGCCAAGTTCCACATGAAACAGAGTGCATTCTTGTATAAACTTAATGTGCTGACAATGCCGAAGAGTCTTCACTGCCTGTCACTGAAACTAACTGTAGAATATTTCAAATCCCCACAATACGACGAAAAAGCTAACGAAGAGAAGTTTACTGATTCTTCCTTGCAGCATTATGTTATTTTCTCTAATAATGTGCTTGCAGCTTCAGTAGTAATCAACTCCACTGTATTTCATGCAAAA GAAAGTTTGAATCAGGTTTTTCATGTGTTGACTGATAGAGAAAACTATTATGCAATGAAGCTCTGGTTCTTGAGGAACCAGTTTAAAAAAGCTGCTGTTCAAGTGGTGAATGTTGAGCAGGACAGCCAAATGGAAAATCCATTGCCTCTATCCTTGCCTGAGGAGTTCTGGGTTTCATTTCGTGGTTATGATAATCCATCCACGAACCAGATTAGAACGGAATACCTTTCAATTTTTTCTGATTCCCACTACTTACTTCCTGATTTATTCAGCAATTTGAAGAAAGTTGTGGTTCtggatgatgatgttgttatCCAGCAAGACTTATCTGCTTTGTGGAACATAGACTTGGGAGATAAAGTTAATGGTGCAGAGCAGTTCTGCTCAGTAAAGCTGGGTCAACTGAGAAGTTATCTGGGCGAGAAAGGTTTCAGCCACAGTTCCTGTGCATGGATGTCGGGGTTGAACATAATTGACCTGGGGAGGTGGAGAGAACTTGGTCTGACTCAAACTTACAAAAAGTTGATAAAAGAG TTGACCGTGAAAGAAGGATCTGCTGAAGGTATTGCATGGCGGGCAAGCTTGCTCGCCTTTGAGAATAGAATACATCCACTGGATAAGTGGGTTGTGTCTGGACTAGGTCATAATTATACCATTGAGTCTCAGTCCATTAAGACAGCTCCGGTGCTACACTATAATGGGAACATGAAACCTTGGCTTGATCTGGGAATTCCACAGTATAAGAGCTATTGGAAGAAGTTTCTGAACAAAGAGGATCAGCTTTTAAGTGAATGCAATGTAAATTCATAA
- the LOC108327261 gene encoding probable galacturonosyltransferase 7 isoform X1, with the protein MKSGGLGAVPSYGVPAKRRWRGLVIAVLGLVILSMLVPLVFLLGLHNGFHSSGYVYEQKNSPSNQKSLESYDRHDVGHNESEGEQSSHVKELITKFEPTLPKDVLEQYAHEGKNNTIDKTASDNKQRGGSTDNIDKTASDDKQRVGSTETIDRTASDDKQRGGSANTIDKTASDGKQRGSKVPPNDVLQSPPTSNNPSSDHIEQATHPKTSSTNEDRNSCQITFGSYCLWQQEHRQEMKETLIKKLKDQLFVTRAYYPSIAKLPAKDKLSRQLKQNIQEMEHMLSESTSDADLPPVAESYSKKMENTISRIKSVPVECTNVDKKLRQIFDLTEDEAKFHMKQSAFLYKLNVLTMPKSLHCLSLKLTVEYFKSPQYDEKANEEKFTDSSLQHYVIFSNNVLAASVVINSTVFHAKESLNQVFHVLTDRENYYAMKLWFLRNQFKKAAVQVVNVEQDSQMENPLPLSLPEEFWVSFRGYDNPSTNQIRTEYLSIFSDSHYLLPDLFSNLKKVVVLDDDVVIQQDLSALWNIDLGDKVNGAEQFCSVKLGQLRSYLGEKGFSHSSCAWMSGLNIIDLGRWRELGLTQTYKKLIKELTVKEGSAEGIAWRASLLAFENRIHPLDKWVVSGLGHNYTIESQSIKTAPVLHYNGNMKPWLDLGIPQYKSYWKKFLNKEDQLLSECNVNS; encoded by the exons ATGAAGAGCGGTGGTTTGGGCGCGGTTCCGTCGTACGGCGTCCCCGCGAAACGACGGTGGAGAGGGCTCGTGATTGCGGTGCTCGGTCTCGTCATTCTCTCCATGCTCGTTCCTCTCGTCTTCTTGCTTGGTCTCCACAACGGCTTCCACTCTTCCG GATATGTATATGAACAGAAGAATTCTCCTTCA AATCAGAAAAGTCTTGAAAGTTATGATAGACATGATGTTGGTCATAATGAGTCTGAG GGAGAACAATCAAGTCATGTGAAGGAATTGATAACAAAGTTTGAACCTACTCTTCCAAAG GATGTCCTCGAGCAATATGCTCATGAAGGCAAGAATAACACCATAGATAAAACTGCCAGTGATAATAAACAAAGAGGTGGTTCTACTGACAACATTGATAAGACTGCCAGTGATGATAAACAAAGAGTTGGTTCTACTGAGACCATTGATAGGACTGCCAGTGATGATAAACAAAGAGGTGGTTCTGCTAACACCATTGATAAGACTGCCAGTGATGGTAAACAAAGAG GTTCTAAGGTGCCACCTAATGATGTTCTGCAATCACCTCCAACCTCAAAT AATCCTAGCAGTGATCATATTGAACAGGCCACCCACCCAAAAACAAGCTCTACCAATGAAGACAGAAATTCGTGTCAGATCACATTTGGTAGTTATTGCCTATGGCAACAAGAACATAGACAAGAAATGAAAGAGACTCTGATTAAGAAATTGAAAGACCAACTATTTGTGACTAGAGCTTATTATCCTAGCATTGCAAAACTCCCAGCAAAAGATAAATTGTCTCGCCAACTGAAACAGAATATACAAGAGATGGAGCACATGCTTAGTGAATCTACCTCAGATGCTGATCTTCCACCAGT GGCTGAGAGTTATTCAAAGAAGATGGAAAATACAATAAGCAGAATAAAATCAGTCCCTGTGGAATGCACCAATGTGGACAAGAAATTGAGACAAATATTTGATTTGACCGAGGATGAAGCCAAGTTCCACATGAAACAGAGTGCATTCTTGTATAAACTTAATGTGCTGACAATGCCGAAGAGTCTTCACTGCCTGTCACTGAAACTAACTGTAGAATATTTCAAATCCCCACAATACGACGAAAAAGCTAACGAAGAGAAGTTTACTGATTCTTCCTTGCAGCATTATGTTATTTTCTCTAATAATGTGCTTGCAGCTTCAGTAGTAATCAACTCCACTGTATTTCATGCAAAA GAAAGTTTGAATCAGGTTTTTCATGTGTTGACTGATAGAGAAAACTATTATGCAATGAAGCTCTGGTTCTTGAGGAACCAGTTTAAAAAAGCTGCTGTTCAAGTGGTGAATGTTGAGCAGGACAGCCAAATGGAAAATCCATTGCCTCTATCCTTGCCTGAGGAGTTCTGGGTTTCATTTCGTGGTTATGATAATCCATCCACGAACCAGATTAGAACGGAATACCTTTCAATTTTTTCTGATTCCCACTACTTACTTCCTGATTTATTCAGCAATTTGAAGAAAGTTGTGGTTCtggatgatgatgttgttatCCAGCAAGACTTATCTGCTTTGTGGAACATAGACTTGGGAGATAAAGTTAATGGTGCAGAGCAGTTCTGCTCAGTAAAGCTGGGTCAACTGAGAAGTTATCTGGGCGAGAAAGGTTTCAGCCACAGTTCCTGTGCATGGATGTCGGGGTTGAACATAATTGACCTGGGGAGGTGGAGAGAACTTGGTCTGACTCAAACTTACAAAAAGTTGATAAAAGAG TTGACCGTGAAAGAAGGATCTGCTGAAGGTATTGCATGGCGGGCAAGCTTGCTCGCCTTTGAGAATAGAATACATCCACTGGATAAGTGGGTTGTGTCTGGACTAGGTCATAATTATACCATTGAGTCTCAGTCCATTAAGACAGCTCCGGTGCTACACTATAATGGGAACATGAAACCTTGGCTTGATCTGGGAATTCCACAGTATAAGAGCTATTGGAAGAAGTTTCTGAACAAAGAGGATCAGCTTTTAAGTGAATGCAATGTAAATTCATAA